The Salvelinus alpinus chromosome 14, SLU_Salpinus.1, whole genome shotgun sequence genomic sequence ccataaagtctctgtctctctctctctctgtgtgtgcgtgcatgtataAAACAGAGACTCCCCATGTACCCATCTCAGCTAGGGAAAAAGATAGTTAGAGATAGTTATACGAGGTTCCCGAAATGGGATGTACAGGGAGGCTGGTTAGGCTGCAGCTGTCCTTGTCTGACATATGAGCTGGTCATTCGGAGACTCTACACCACTGCAGAAGTCCGTCGGCTGGTACAGAAATGGCCCTACTGTATAAATCACGTCTCCAGTCTTAGCCAATAAATGCACCAAAATAATCCTTACACTGACTGAATCTGAATCCAACCCTGCTCTGCTACACTGTTCTGTTTTCCTGCCAAGATAGGATACCATAACCCAGCCACCCTCCCCCGCCTTCATATCTCTGGTGGTGCTGTTAGATGGTACATgttcaattacatttacatttaagtcatttagcagacgctcttatccagagcgacttacaaattggtgcattcaccttatgatatccagtggaacaaccactttacaatagtgcatctaactcttttaagggggaggggggggttagaaggattactttatcctatcctaggtattccttaaagaggtggggtttcaggtgtctccggaaggtggtgattgactccgctgacctggcgtcgtgagggagtttgttccaccattggggtgccagagcagcgaacagttttgactgggctgagcgggaactgtacttcctcagaggtagggaggcgagcaggccagaggtggatgaacgcagtgcccttgtttgggtgtagggcctgatcagagcctgaaggtacggaggtaccgttcccctcacagctctgtaggcaagcaccatggtcttgtagcggatgcgagcttcaactggaagccagtggagagagcggaggagcggggtgacgtgagagaacttgggaaggttgaacaccagacgggctgcggcgttctggatgagttgtaggggtttaatagcacaggcagggagcccagccaacagcgagttgcagtaatccagacgggagatgacaagtgcctggattaggacctgcgccgcttcctgtgtgaggcagggtcgtactctgcgaatgttgtagagcatgaacctacaggaacgggtcaccgccttgatgtgagttgagaacgacagggtgttgtccaggatcacgccaaggttcttagcactctgggaggaggacacaatggagttgtcaaccgtgatggcgagatcatggaacgggcagtccttccccaggaggaagagcagctccgtcttgccgaggttcagcttgaggtggtgatccgtcatccacactgatatgtctgccagacatgcagagatgcgattcgccacctggttatcagaggggggaaaggagaagattaattgtgtgtcgtctgcatagcaatgataggagagaccatgtgaggatatgacagagccaagtgacttggtgtatagcgagaataggagagggcctagaacagagccctgggggacaccagtggtgagagcacgtggtgcggagacagattctcgccacgccacctggtaggagcgacctgtcaggtaggacgcaatccaagcgtgggccgcgccggagatgcccagctcggagagggtggagaggaggatctgatggttcacagtatcaaaggcagccgataggtctagaaggatgagagcagaggagagagagttagctttagcagtgcggagcgcctccgtgacacagagaagagcagtctcagttgaatgactagtcttgaaacctgactgatttggatcaagaaggtcattctgagagagatagcaggagagctggccaaggacggcacgttcaagagttttggagagaaaagaaagaagggatactggtctgtagttgttgacatcggagggatcgagtgtaggttttttcagaaggggtgcaactctcgctctcttgaagacggaagggacgtagccagcaggatgagttgatgagcgaggtgaggtaagggagaaggtctccggaaatggtctggagaagagaggaggggatagggtcaagcgggcaggttgttgggcggccggccgtcacaagacgcgagatttcatctggagagagaggggagaaagaggtcaaagcacagggtagggcagtgtgagcagaaccagcggtgtcgtttgacttagcaaacgaggatcggatgtcgtcgaccttcttttcaaaatggttgacgaagtcatctgcagagagggaggaggggggaggagggggaggaggattcaggagggaggagaaggtggcaaagagcttcctagggttagaggcagatgcttggaatttagagtggtagaaagtggctttagcagcagagacagaagaggagaatgtagagaggagggagtgaaaggatgccaggtccgcagggaggcgagttttcctccatttccgctcggctgcccggagccctgttctgtaacTGTATCAAAGGGAGTGAATTACAATGGATTTAGATGTCAACGCAGATAAGAAAcacaggatgatgatgatgaagatatgAGGCTTTTACGTCTTAACTGATTTAAATGTTTTGTATTCGGATTGAAAACATTTGTTATTAATACATCATGATTGTTTTCATTTCAGCTGAGAAAGTCATTCAAGGACCTCAAGAAGAAATTCAACAACTTGAAGTTCAATTATATGAAGAAAAACGACAAGTCATGGAACCTGAAAGCAGTGAAAAACCAAATCCAGCAGATAGAGATTTATGTTGAAAAGTTACAGGTGAGACACACCCTGTTTgctttaacaacaacaacaacaacatcacatTTCCCTCATTCCCTGCTGTTCAATGGTTTTCAAATTATTCCTAGGTCATGcatattttgtttgcctctttCTATCTTAATTCTTTCTCTCTTGATCCAGATATTGCAGAAACGGATGCAGGTATTTACAGTCAAAGTGACTTCCAGCACAGAGAAGCATCTAATAGGCAGTAGCcccagagagatagaggatgCTGTGAATGAGCTACAGAGACAGCTGGGGGACTTTGACAAGACTGTGGAGGAGTACAAGCAGAATCTGTACATGAGCGTAAAGCTGCAGCAAGCCATGGATGAGGTGTGGATGGAGAACTTAAGACAAATAGTTTACCCTCTACTTGCCAattgtggagagaaaaaatgttgGAGAAAAAATTCAACCAACATATTGTCAGAAAGCATCATAAAACTCAAGTAATTGGATATAGCGTATTTTGTGTTTGCCTAATATCTGCTGCAATTGTCTCACAATTTTTTCTGCTTTTGAATTTCAGTATAACTTCTGGTGTGATGAAGCAAGTGCTACAATTGTGAGAGTAGGGAAGTACTCTTCCCAGTGTAAGACCAGGGAAGCAGTGTCTATTCTATACAAGCAGTTTGAGAAGTTTGTTTGGCCCACTGTCCCCCAGCAAGAGGAGAGGATCAGCCAAATCACAGAACTGGCTGTCCATCTGCATGGTAAGGAAACAGACCACACACAATAAACCACCATCTTGACTTTAGACAGAATTCTTATGGTCAGCTTTTTGGGAGTAAGGAAAAGTATGCCTACATAAAGCGGACCAAAAATGCTATTTCAAAAtgtggggggacatgtccccctgTCCTTATTGGAAGTCACGCCCATGACACTGGCATTGAGGACTGTATGAACTGTTTTTAATGTACAGGTGCTGAGGAGGGAAATAAGTATACAGAGAAAACTGTCACCAGACACAATGAGATAGTGGAATCGATAAAGGAACTATCTAATGGATTGATGGATTTGGAGGCTAAACTACAGGTACGATGAAAAAAGCTTTTTTGCCTGGTTATTTTCCTCAGATATTTTAATAGAAAATGCCTCTTGAAAATATGTGATTGTTCTCTAATTTCAGACTGAGGCTTTGAAGCATGAGCCTGAAATAAAAGAATTGGATAATGACATACAAGAGGAAAACAAACAAGAGAAAAAATCTAACCAAGAAATAGAGAAAGCTGAGATGTACCCCCAGGAGTCTCTTGATGTGGTATGTTTATTGATAAGGAAATGGTACACCATTTTGTTGGCTTCAATGGGTTTTGGATCCCACTTCTGAAACCATCTGTAATctgtcaaaatatatatatatattttcagtcTCACAGTTTTTTATCATACTGTGTGAAATGTGGGTTCCAATTATTTTTTGGACATTATAATGTATGATTTCAGCAGTCTGAGCTGAAAGAAACTGGACACACTCCCGAACTAACCATGGGATTGAATGGGAAAGAGGTACCCATCAAAATAATTGAAAACACAAGAAGCAAGAAACCTCAAATCCGCAAAACAAGGAGCCAGGAACTACCAGATAAACTCCACCCACAACATCACAACAAAGTGTTATCAGAGCAGAGCAGGTACcttcaaccaccaccactatctaCACGTACATCCTCCACTCACTCACAACCcatgcttgcacacacacacacacacacacacacacacacacacacacacacacacacacacacacacacacacacacacacacaaacacagggccGTGCACAGCCCTTTCAGGGGACAGGTGTTAACGGGCATCCCCATGAGCATAGGAATATTTATTTATGCAACAAacatattactttagtgccttgctgCAAACAGGATacgtgttttggaatatttttattctgtacaggcttccctcttttcactctgtcaattaagtttgtattgtggagtaactacaatgttgttgatccatcctcagttttctactatcacagccatttaactctgtaactgttttaaagtcaccattggtgtcATGGTGAaaaccctgagcggtttccttcctctccggcaactgagttaggaaggacgcctgtatatttgtagtgattgagtgtattgatacacaatccaaaatgtaattaatacattcaccatgctcaaagggatattcaatgtctgaaaATAGTataatgcacaaggtgcaatttcgaaattgggtagtTTTACTCTTGTcttgtcagtcattgcataccttagagagctatttataacttttaTAACTAagttttttagcccatagattttgttgtaatgtttgagtcactcaaatatcacatgaataaacATTAGgcatggcaaaatatgtagaattgcaagaaaatgtgctttaaaactgcaacattttctctgtaccccatgacaaaatgtgtacaattacaggaaataagctttaaacctgcaacaTTCTCTTCACCAACAAgaagggtgtgaacagtttgtgtcatgaacagtgcttgtgcccatagaaatagacatggCGCGAGAgtgggatgttccccaatgctggaaggggggcctgagtgaaaaaAGAGAACCCCTGGTCTAGACTATCTGTGTTGCTGCTGCTgactgaggaagggatggagttgGTTCGGAGCAAGTGTCGTTGATGCAGCCTATCtactctctttctgcctctgttTTGCGTGTATCAGCCAACCAGACCGAATATTGATGATTAATCAAATGTTATGCTTCTGTAGCAGTACTGTTGATATTTACTAACTAGGTAGCTTGAACGTTGACTGCATCTCAAGCCATGCATGTTTGGATACCGGGCTGAATACCGGGTTTACGCAAGCTCTGTACAGGGCAGACCAACAAGTGCAACCAACGGACAGGGTGTGAATGTGGGAGTGGCGAACTTGATGACGTTGCGACAACTTGCAGGCAACAATGACAAaactttataaaaaatataatacttataccaccacccaaaaggGCAGTTGGCGAGTGGGACGGCAAAGGGGCATGGCTGGGCACAGGTTGACTCCTATCTGTGCACgtgcctgaacacacacacacacacacacagattcctctCCCCTtacctttttttgttttgttgatgttcttTTTTGGTTTATTCTGTTTCTTTGTAACTATTATAAATAGAAAACGTGAAAACGCTATATAAAACCcatgtattattataattatcATAGGTATCATACCCAGGAGTTGTGCTCAGAGACCAGCAGAGTGGAGACTATTACCAGCAGGTTGACGATGGAGCGAAAAGAGCAGCTGAGCACCTCTTTCTCATGTACACACACCTTCAACCTGTCCTGTTCACCGCTGGAGAGGGACAGGAAAGTCCATGCGCTCAACCAGGCAGGGATCAAGTCTTTGGTCACCCCTCCTCCTactattcctcctcctcctgccttcACTTCGGCTCCCAGTTTCTctgatatacagagagagttccAGAAGAAGGAGAGACAGGGCCCTGCTCAGAGGAACTTCCCTGGATTTCATACTTCTAATACTGATCAGGTTGGTCTTCTTAAGTCCTCAAACAATTGGTTTCCCCTGTTGTTTTTCATTTCCTCAAGTCCTTGTTGTTTTTAACTGAGGTATTATCATGACTTATTATCATACTTCACTACTACTGGGGTTTTGACCTCTCTCTGATTGTTTATTTTTTCTAATCCTTACAGGGTGAGCCTTTCCCCCAAGATGCATCACTCCTGCTGCCGCCCGCAGGTGGTCTGACAGAGGGGAACCTTCAGCGGCATAACCTCATGACAGAAGAGTCCCTGTCCAACGACGAATATGAGTGCACTTCCCCCGACGACATCTCCCTGCCCCCACTTTCCGAGACCCCAGAGTCCAACATCGTCCTATCAGAGAATGACCTGGACCTGGATGGTTTCTGTCTCAGCTCCCAGTCCCACACCATTCACATCAACCAGTACAGCCACCAGTTCCACTCCACACATAATGATTACAGCAACAGCCAGAGCCAACAGAGGATCAGAGAGCAGACTGTAAGCTGTCCCTCTCCTACAGTGGGCCTCAACACCAAGTTCAGAGCAGAGTCCTCTTCTTTCGTCCACAGCCCCCTGACTGTCCCAGCACCAAGCCTGGTCTCAAACACACTCTCCAATATTCTGAAAAGCAGGGGCATCCCCAACCTTCCAAACTCCAACCTCCCAAATCTCCCACCGGTCGGCCCCCTAGGCCTAAACGAGTGCCACCAGACCGTGTATTCCGTGCATGAGAGCTCTGTCACAGAGATGCAGGAGAATGTGCATGACCCTAGAACCATGATGGTTCGAGGAGCTGCCTTCCCCGCTGCTGCTGCCGCTAGCACTCTTAACACGCATGCTACCCCCTCCCCATTAACCACCACAGCAGTCACACTCACAGACCAGGGCCAAGACCCAGACCTCTGCAATCCCACAGCCATCAGAGAAGAGATCAGGCTGCCTGGTACCAGCCGGTCCATGGGGAGCACCCTAGCAGGCCAGGGCCCTCCTCACTTCTCCAAACTACTGTCTAGTCCCACAGTTATGGAGAGGTCGCCTGTGACCCTGGAAGTGGAGGTCACTGGATTTCCAGAGCCTACTTTAACATGGTGGGTAGCTCATAGGCTTTAGTCATTCATTAACATAGATctgcgtctgaaatggcatcctattccctatgttgtgcactacttttgaccagaagtagtgcactctaaAGGGTATAGGTCAGGGTGTAATTTCTGACACAGATGGAGTATTGGTGCAAGTAGAAATGGAACAGTAGAACTTCATTATTTTAATAAAATCTGTATTATTTTTACTCTTCATAAGCATGAAAAGTCTGGTTACAGTAGTATTAACAGTCGCTGCTTTTTGTGTTGGGGATATTTTATTAATCAATTCCAAAAGGATCATTCAGGTGGAGAGAAAAGGACACATTGAGAAATTATAAGATAGATTTCTAAACTGCATAAGTAGTGTTAAATCTGAATCCCaagtcatgttttgtgtggataaCATAATATGTATTTATTTGACTAAAATCCTTTACTGTTGTTTGACTTATCCAACCTTTTTGTTTTGATTCCTGTTTAATAACACAACTTTGATAACACGTTTGATCATTAATGGCACGTTCTAATTTTAAATAATCTAATTGTTTTGATTGATTGTGCTTCAGCTCACCCTTTGATAAATAGGAATGTGATTTGTGTTTTTCTTGTTGTGATTGTGTGATAATTGACTTCTTGCTTTAGGTTCAAGAATGGAGAGAAATTGACCAATGATGAGCACATAGAACTGTCCCAAAAAGAAGGCAAACATGCATTGTTTATACAGAAAGTCACTGAGGCCGACGCAGGTCTCTATGTGTGCCGGGCCGTCAACTCAAGTGGCACCCTGTCCTCTAGCGCCGCCCTTCAGGTGAATGCAGGTAACAACAGATGTCCCGATCCCAACTGCCCTCTTCTCAAGCTGAACTGGCACACTTGTTTTGTCACTCTGTGTTttctcctgtatctcctgtaccTACTGCTATTATGAAGAAAGAAACAAATATATTAAGCTTTTTACTGCCAGTACCTTTTCTACTCTCACTATAATGGGAAGTAGTGTTGACTTtgaacagtagtacactggataACCCTAACTTCAACTGTATGGATGCATGCGGTGTCACCTCCAAACCtggacaccaccaccaccctatTACACCCAAAACCACCTGTGTGTATGAATGTCGGGTTAATTTATTTTGTAGATTTGTATTTAATCTCTGCATAAAAGTATTATCTCAATTAATTTATAACTCAACTAAAGTCGGTATCTCCTTCGTATACTTTTGTCTAGAAAGTCAGTGCATTGAGTCTGTGCCTCCATGACTAAAATGGTTTGCAATTACAGAATCAAGGTATTAATTTACTAATAAAATGCTAAAATCAGTAATTTAGCCAATTTCTCTTTTATTGTATTACGCCCATCCTAAACTTCAAAGCTCAGAGATTAGATGGTAAATTGTTTCAGCCAAATTACCttattaaatgtattttaaataAAGTAATGCAGAGTCAAAAGTTTCATGAATTGTTTGTGCTCCCTCTACTACCATCTTGTTATATCAGTTGTATGGTTCTACAGTTTAATGGTAATGTAAGATGCACATTTATAAAATGATCTATCAGATAATTTTTGGCTGTTTTTGTATTTCACTTTATCACTTCACCCCCCCACTCTAAAATCAAAATACACTTAATTAAGGGAAACATTACTTTTTAATTATTTGAAGATTTACATAATTTATTTACCAATTgactatagctaggtttccatcatgcaaatattctaaaatctacattaaaacaatatgtgcattttcagaccagagatgtgtttccatcaaattgactggtggataaaaggctgtgcgtaaTGAAGTAGTGTACAGAATTATATTTTTTTGCAGTTAAAAACCCCATGTACCGGATAAATAAAACTAGTTAATTGGGTTtgcatcgcattttcaactctactgatgattttgtcacaaaaatatatatagcgttatatagcgaatgtgcccactctggtattggcacgtgcaTCTTAGCCAaaagctcacagatacagtgcgtGTTTAgcctacactactgttcaaaagtttggggtcacttagaaatgtccttgtttttgaaagaaaagcacagttttgtccatttaaaataacatcaaattgatcagaaatacagtgtagacattgttaatgttgtaaatgactattgtagctggaaacggcagatttttttttatggaatagctacataggcgtacagaggcccattatgagcaaccatcactcctgtgttccaatggcacgttgtgttagctaatccaagattatcattttaaaaggctaattgatcattattaaacccttttgcaattatgttagcacagctgaaagctgttgtcctgattgaagaagcaataaaactggcctcctttagactagttgagtatctggagcatcagcattttggggttcgattacaggctcaaaatggccagaaacaaaacactttcttctgaaactcgttagtctattcttgttctgagaaatgaaggctattccatgcgagaaaagGCCAAGagactgaagatctcatacaacgctgtgtactactcccttcacagaacagcgcaaactgtctctaaccagaatagaaagaggagtgggaggccctggtgcacaactgagcaagaggataagtacattagatgtctagtttgagaaacagacgcctcacaagtcctcaactggcttcattaaatagtacccgcaaaacaccagtctcaacgtcaacagtgaagaggcgacgctggccttctaggcagagttgcaaagaaaaagccatatctcagattggccaataaaaagaaaagattaaaatggacaaaagaacacagacactggacagaggaactgcctagaaggccagcatcccggagtcccctcttcactgttgacgatgagactggtgttttgcgggtactatgatcagttagcctttttaaaatgataaacttggattggctaatacaacgtgccattggaacacaggcatgatggttgctgataatgggcctatctATTCCTATGTAGATactccataaaaaaatctgccgtttccagctacgatagtcatttacaacattaacaatgtctacactgtatttctgatcaatttgatgttattttaaatggacaaaaaaatgagcttttctttgaaaaacaaggacatttcagtGACCCCAAAGTttttaacggtagtgtacatgatAGGATTATTATGGCCATTTTTATTTATCAAATGgcatgatcatgtcaccagaataagacccttaaTATTTATTAGAAAGGAGCATCAAGTTCATGACTTTTCACTTTCACCACCCtatgaagttcatcataatttatttcatctctagcctaataaactgcatgctttcccgagtcatACTGGGAGGACAACACAACATGTCATCGCGTgtctccaagtttacttcgatatgatggttattatatcaatatttgcacatgaaAGCGTTTCCAATGCCATTTGTTGCATAATTAATTTTAGACACAAAATGATCCCACCTTGCCTAGCGTATTTTTTAAAATCAGACGTACTTTACTCGCAtttaaaaggttggatggaaacctggtttatGACAAAAACGGGCTAAACAATTGAGTTTTGTtttgttatgacaaggtaggacTAATGTGGTAGTTATAAATCATAATCTTTCAAATCAAAGGGGAACATTTCCTTCATTGAAATACCTGGAAGTTGTATGGACTGCATTTAAGATTGACTGCTCTGCTGTTGTACTGTTTGTTGTGGGGTAACACAATCTCTCAGGTCAAATTGTGGTTCCGCAGGTTACACCTCTTCACTCTAATCCACCTTTCTACTCCACTAACTACTTCACTCCTCACACAGTGATGATAAGGCTGGCTCCCCTCCTGTGGTAGAAGGCTGAAATATTGCAGATACAGGCTTAAGATTGGCCTTTATCTGCAACAGATAGACAAGCCATGGGCTATTCTTGATAATATCACATAACATTTGAGAAGAAAAGCAGTTTGTTCTGATGAATAAATTGCTTTATATTTTATAATTGTACACATTTGTCTCCATTGGTAGACTGTTTCTTTCACCTTACATACCAACTTATGATTTTcacaggggtgcaactttcactggggacccaggggggacatgtcccccccacattctgaaattgcatttttgtcccaccctgtgatacaaaacaaggcaacggtgtgctttaggaccatgcggacgcctccgagcgtcgggtaggctgtttggagtgtttatccgactggataaaaaAATCGATATAAAGTTATGTACCCCTCACTTCTAAAACCAACGTTGTGCCCCTGGATTTTCAAATATTATGCACAAGCTCATCTAATTTGATGAATACATCCTCCTGAACCTAATGGAACGAATCAAACAATGCGATAGAAAATAGTGTAACTTGGTCTCCCCCAGTCTGTGGATCTACTCCTCAGTTCCTTTCAAAGCCAGAAGATAAGCATCTCCTGGTGGGAGAAGATCCCTTCCtgaagtgtgtcattgtagctTGTGGAGAAAGCAGGGTGAGTTGTCTAATACTACTTTAAATTGCCTATAATTAGATGCTATATTTTTATTTGAGATATTTTAAGTTGCCACTATAGCTTGTGAAGAAGGCAGGGTGGTACAAGATTCTAAATAGATTAAAATAACAGTTACATGTTTGTCTCCCTTGCAGATTCAAAGCCAACGTGATACTCATGTCATTGTAAAGAAGAGTGCTATTGTGTCAGACTCTGGGAAGTATGTGTGAGATGCCAaataggaagagggagaagtcTGCTGTTCTGCAGACGAGTTGGTCACTGGTAAAtccttttttattttcaattttatttttcatccttgtcgtggtaatttcctgtattactatgtgatgagagagcaaaccacacacaagtcagagttatattataaagtccatctttaattatttgagcttcaccatagcccttttgactctcagagaattcatttatagactctgaattgatctgagagtcaaaagggctatggtgaagctcaaaTAATTAAAGATTTATACTTTTAGACTTTATAATATaattctgacttgtgtgtggtttgctctctcatcacgtagtaatacaggaaattaccacgacatccTCTACAATTGAGAATTCAAGTTAGTGTCATTACTGTGACAcgtgtcaggatttggccaggattgttcaggttttggtcactagatgcccccattgcgccttttttgaaccttttgtttttcccttgttctaattattatttgcacctgtgtgtcatttccttgttggtatttaaaccctgtgtgttcctcagttctttgctcagtgtttgtatgttagcacccagccccagccatgctgtgaacttatatttctcttgttggattttccagaggtactctggttttgttcttgtttatttttgattagtcttttgaggtttgttttttcccctgCTGTTCTTActactttgtggattttctttgtattttggaggatatccattttttctcttggctttacctttgacgttgtggatttatattttttgcctgaagatcttttaccttgattaaaccaccgtctctagtactgctgtgtctgcctcatcttctgggttctgccgactatcagtgactgtttctcacaccgggtcctgacaacatGGATGTCTTATGTATGGGTTTTTTATGTGTTAGAATGTCCTTATGTAGGTACTCATCAAAGTGTTACCCAcattcatcaatcaatcaatatctTTGTTTAAATTGAGAAATTTGTAGTGCAGTCAGGGTTCAACATTAAAAACAGTAACAACCATACAACAGATATACACAAGTTAAATAATGACATTCTGTAACATGTAACTGTCCATAGATTTGATTCTGGGATGTATGACCCCTAAA encodes the following:
- the LOC139538884 gene encoding coiled-coil domain-containing protein 141-like isoform X4 — encoded protein: MKHSVMKRGLLEKSMLVLNKSRGLLDFLREFQTEDGLQRSEALRGADSSYGRVESLMEILQDRRRRVDQHMKQQLLDLEVILNIYQWDRQEQEVTHWFKNKADLYFEKDHLGSALTENEELLQEYKEFEEKAKDWSVLVEKLLAQASELQVGEAEGCAEDETGHVSERSVALKALHKHFWNLMMGRLAQLQESNSFFSSANTAFEVLGTVESKLKGLKTQTLWLPELAKKHEDLLRSIKESANDPLQRGQLILQKAKPQSSQVEGVKRMLGYVRDRVDALSQECHAHQALAAKRQQLVSQCEDFIDKISVWLKSSNGVLSSNTEPGSLLSQSEDMLNKHLELSSQTQQTASEAEAMAELLKELRTLGCPEAAEFSNKASLLEEELKTVTRNITSRIENIQPYVGFLRIAEEVEEQMQSLHESYNRKQEEEENEESLVTSKEIADAKWQSMLERFLTMLDLGNNYINYSNMVSENLNLNVRAAIGVVEKIMEELNKKKVDLSDLWTSWQLHVSQVKSVKKQWKKYKEQLKKTVHDLNSVEEVLVPTSKVDLGSDLQTVSKLLENFNLAKPHFLQLNAEVEYMVKTSELLALKGIPIKEKNEKVTEMLHLHQRVKDKIKEYESVLNMAVKFHQLYDELDKLSMLEPVTGFSETSQAKIQLIQHQDRQSHVRHLYKLAISLGGDISNTVQQLHDSGFSVQRLQERLERLERSCVNWSAEANRCEESLTSNVYYCVFKEEITELRKSFKDLKKKFNNLKFNYMKKNDKSWNLKAVKNQIQQIEIYVEKLQILQKRMQVFTVKVTSSTEKHLIGSSPREIEDAVNELQRQLGDFDKTVEEYKQNLYMSVKLQQAMDEYNFWCDEASATIVRVGKYSSQCKTREAVSILYKQFEKFVWPTVPQQEERISQITELAVHLHGAEEGNKYTEKTVTRHNEIVESIKELSNGLMDLEAKLQTEALKHEPEIKELDNDIQEENKQEKKSNQEIEKAEMYPQESLDVQSELKETGHTPELTMGLNGKEVPIKIIENTRSKKPQIRKTRSQELPDKLHPQHHNKVLSEQSRYHTQELCSETSRVETITSRLTMERKEQLSTSFSCTHTFNLSCSPLERDRKVHALNQAGIKSLVTPPPTIPPPPAFTSAPSFSDIQREFQKKERQGPAQRNFPGFHTSNTDQGEPFPQDASLLLPPAGGLTEGNLQRHNLMTEESLSNDEYECTSPDDISLPPLSETPESNIVLSENDLDLDGFCLSSQSHTIHINQYSHQFHSTHNDYSNSQSQQRIREQTVSCPSPTVGLNTKFRAESSSFVHSPLTVPAPSLVSNTLSNILKSRGIPNLPNSNLPNLPPVGPLGLNECHQTVYSVHESSVTEMQENVHDPRTMMVRGAAFPAAAAASTLNTHATPSPLTTTAVTLTDQGQDPDLCNPTAIREEIRLPGTSRSMGSTLAGQGPPHFSKLLSSPTVMERSPVTLEVEVTGFPEPTLTWFKNGEKLTNDEHIELSQKEGKHALFIQKVTEADAGLYVCRAVNSSGTLSSSAALQVNAGNNRCPDPNCPLLKLNWHTCFVTLCFLLYLLYLLLL